One window of Leptospira yasudae genomic DNA carries:
- a CDS encoding GMC oxidoreductase — MKKYEAVVIGTGFGGAVTGCRLSKKWPGQVLILERGKRYPKGSFPRSPHDMSKNFWNVPEENSSKIRPKKLSKLNQTGLFDIRNYKHMDVVISAGLGGGSLIYANVFLEPPDHIFDERWPANVKKKSLTPYYKIVKEVLGSRPIPLNDDPRRKIVRTELYQKFAKSAGRESKLADINVFFGNDFKKPTPIGLQEKNRYGAVQTSCTYCAECDIGCNTHSKNTLDLNYLFVAENKYRADVRTEHLVHKIVPIGTDGNDNPSAHGENGYRIYFRDLSGEKRGELVSVVTKRVVVSAGTLGSTELLLRCKEEFKTLPDISDHLGKQFSGNGDFLSFAVNGKKEANPNYGPVITQYTDYNLFKSYDSQRAFVLQDASYPVFAAYFAEAAIPWFLRIGFFFHMLGELFKRFWSGKIFGKVGYLLSELMKGDLSYTSAVLLCMGIDRADGTMVLDRKKGFQVQWPQKNSMSLYEAILGVMKDFASFINAKSYFPLPTWAWPIRNNVSVHPLGGCILGNAKTNAVTSADSKTFGQVFSYQGLYVADGSLSPTAIGANPSMTIAALSERVAEGITGIKPTAKL, encoded by the coding sequence ATGAAAAAATATGAAGCGGTTGTGATTGGAACCGGTTTCGGCGGAGCCGTGACCGGATGTAGATTGAGTAAAAAATGGCCGGGTCAGGTTTTGATCCTGGAACGAGGCAAACGGTATCCGAAGGGTTCTTTTCCACGTTCTCCTCACGATATGTCCAAGAACTTTTGGAACGTTCCCGAGGAGAACAGTTCCAAAATCCGTCCGAAAAAACTTTCCAAACTCAATCAGACCGGATTGTTCGATATTCGGAACTACAAACACATGGACGTGGTCATCTCCGCCGGGTTAGGCGGGGGATCTTTGATCTACGCGAACGTCTTTTTGGAACCGCCGGATCATATCTTCGACGAACGCTGGCCCGCGAACGTAAAGAAGAAAAGTCTTACTCCGTATTACAAAATCGTAAAGGAAGTTCTGGGTTCGAGACCGATTCCTTTGAACGACGATCCGAGAAGAAAAATCGTCCGCACCGAACTTTATCAGAAATTCGCAAAGTCGGCGGGACGGGAATCCAAACTCGCGGACATCAACGTATTCTTCGGGAACGATTTTAAAAAGCCCACTCCGATCGGACTTCAGGAAAAAAACCGTTACGGTGCGGTTCAGACTTCCTGCACGTATTGCGCCGAATGCGATATCGGATGCAACACGCATTCCAAAAACACTCTGGATCTGAATTATCTTTTCGTAGCGGAAAACAAATACAGAGCGGACGTTCGCACCGAACATCTCGTTCATAAGATCGTTCCGATCGGAACGGACGGGAACGACAATCCTTCCGCGCACGGAGAAAACGGTTATAGAATTTATTTCCGCGATCTTTCGGGAGAAAAAAGGGGAGAACTCGTCTCCGTCGTTACGAAACGCGTGGTCGTTTCCGCGGGCACGTTAGGCAGCACCGAACTTCTTCTCCGGTGCAAAGAAGAATTCAAAACTTTGCCGGACATCTCGGATCATCTCGGCAAACAGTTTTCCGGAAACGGGGACTTCTTATCCTTTGCTGTGAACGGAAAGAAAGAAGCGAACCCGAATTACGGTCCGGTTATCACTCAATACACGGATTATAATTTATTCAAAAGCTACGATAGCCAACGGGCCTTCGTTTTGCAGGACGCGAGTTATCCGGTCTTTGCGGCGTATTTTGCGGAAGCAGCGATCCCTTGGTTCTTACGGATCGGATTTTTCTTTCACATGTTAGGCGAACTCTTCAAACGATTCTGGAGCGGAAAGATTTTCGGCAAGGTCGGTTACTTGTTGAGCGAACTTATGAAAGGCGACTTATCTTATACTTCGGCCGTATTGCTTTGTATGGGAATCGATCGCGCCGACGGAACGATGGTCCTCGATCGTAAGAAAGGATTTCAAGTTCAATGGCCGCAAAAGAACAGTATGTCTCTTTACGAGGCGATTCTCGGAGTGATGAAGGATTTCGCTTCGTTTATCAATGCAAAATCTTATTTCCCGCTTCCGACCTGGGCTTGGCCGATTCGCAACAACGTTTCCGTACATCCGTTAGGCGGTTGTATTCTTGGAAACGCGAAAACGAACGCCGTGACTTCGGCGGATTCCAAGACATTCGGTCAGGTTTTTTCGTATCAAGGATTGTATGTGGCCGACGGAAGTTTGTCTCCGACTGCGATCGGGGCCAATCCATCGATGACGATCGCCGCTCTTTCGGAGCGAGTCGCCGAAGGAATTACGGGAATCAAGCCGACCGCAAAACTTTGA
- a CDS encoding SpoIIE family protein phosphatase: MNHQFRIFAYTFVLLQLVSFSLRAENSSVNLVKTCDANDVCKGNVWNILDRFEERFLTEEFSPDGEWKRVDSFPIWTNKLYPYKSKLHTFTFFTEFDLPPGFLESPLEPGIRFGEIGEVFEIHINGQRIAKEGEISETDVVYHRTVRGQVYEIDRKVLKQKNNRLTIKLSGDPKYDHTGFYLTSGYEIGYYKELIYKEQDRIVLILIGIYITTGLYHLFLFIKRRRERHNLTFGLFALLLGLYIYTRSAAVFENEIDSTIIQRVELIALYFCISCYFCFMSQLFYRKTIPMIFYYSIFNVLLAVPTLVIPMYMSEYLLRIWQIGAICFAVPVNFYILIRGIQHRLPAAKRLFLGTVIITGTAIFDVLDSMIFNTGIAFSKYGFFFYVMGIATILAERFSELHEKTQQLNAKLEQRVEERTKELSETLDNLSKLKDQQDGDYFLTSLLINPLGRNAAESRSVKIEFFLKQKKEFNFKNRNNEIGGDLCKTESILLRGRRVTVFFNADAMGKSMQGAGGALVLGAVFKSIIERTRFSSFMKDLYPERWLKNAFIELHRVFESFEGSMLVSIVLGVIEDDTGFTYYMNAEHPYSILYRDGVASFLGENLFYRKLGSQLVEGTLSVQTFQFMPGDILFNGSDGRDDILLDVDGKKNMNHDETRILRIVEESKGDLEKINSQLNREGVLTDDLSMMRIEWNGQVPKNVKINLSRKDKNSLDQFLADLRNGKQTHPAAYRELSLSYFRLREYDKATFCANEYLTAVPSDEIMLGYTARMLRKAGDMNQAVDVGERLRTRNPKHIRNLKNLIRAYKGLKNSDRIAKLEEILHSLNGKKTFHHKPGP; this comes from the coding sequence ATGAATCATCAATTTAGAATTTTTGCATATACATTCGTCCTCCTCCAGCTAGTTTCGTTTTCCTTACGGGCCGAAAATTCCTCGGTCAACCTGGTAAAAACCTGCGACGCGAATGACGTCTGCAAGGGAAACGTCTGGAACATTCTCGATCGATTCGAGGAACGTTTTCTAACGGAAGAATTCTCCCCCGATGGGGAATGGAAACGTGTCGATTCGTTCCCGATCTGGACCAACAAACTCTATCCGTACAAATCGAAACTTCATACGTTCACTTTTTTTACCGAGTTCGATCTTCCTCCGGGATTCTTGGAAAGTCCTTTAGAACCCGGAATCCGTTTCGGAGAAATCGGAGAGGTTTTTGAAATCCATATCAACGGACAACGCATCGCGAAAGAAGGGGAAATCTCGGAAACCGACGTCGTCTATCATCGAACCGTCCGCGGACAAGTCTATGAAATCGATCGGAAAGTCCTAAAACAAAAAAACAACCGATTGACGATCAAGCTCTCGGGCGACCCGAAATACGATCACACCGGATTTTATCTGACGTCCGGTTACGAAATCGGATATTATAAAGAACTCATATACAAGGAACAGGACCGGATCGTTCTGATTCTGATCGGGATCTACATCACGACCGGGTTGTATCATCTTTTCCTTTTTATTAAACGAAGAAGGGAAAGACACAACCTCACGTTCGGTCTGTTTGCGTTGCTGCTCGGACTTTATATCTACACCCGATCGGCGGCGGTTTTTGAAAACGAAATCGATTCCACGATCATACAAAGAGTCGAACTGATCGCACTTTACTTTTGTATTTCGTGCTACTTCTGCTTTATGAGCCAGCTCTTTTACCGTAAAACGATTCCGATGATCTTTTATTATTCGATCTTCAACGTTCTTCTCGCGGTCCCGACGCTCGTAATTCCGATGTATATGAGCGAATACTTATTGCGAATCTGGCAGATCGGAGCGATTTGTTTTGCGGTTCCGGTGAATTTTTACATTCTCATCCGAGGAATTCAACACAGGCTTCCCGCGGCTAAACGGCTCTTTTTAGGAACCGTAATTATCACAGGAACGGCGATCTTCGACGTTTTGGATTCGATGATCTTCAACACGGGAATCGCGTTCAGCAAATACGGATTCTTTTTTTACGTGATGGGAATCGCTACGATTCTCGCGGAACGTTTCAGCGAACTTCACGAAAAGACCCAACAACTCAACGCAAAGCTCGAACAAAGAGTGGAAGAACGAACCAAAGAACTTTCCGAAACCCTCGACAACCTGAGCAAACTTAAGGATCAACAGGACGGAGATTACTTTCTCACTTCTCTGCTCATCAATCCTCTCGGAAGAAACGCCGCGGAAAGCAGAAGCGTAAAGATAGAATTCTTCCTAAAACAAAAAAAGGAATTCAACTTCAAGAACAGAAACAACGAGATCGGAGGAGATCTTTGTAAGACGGAAAGTATTCTTCTTCGAGGAAGAAGGGTCACGGTTTTTTTCAACGCCGACGCGATGGGCAAGTCCATGCAGGGAGCGGGAGGCGCGCTCGTACTGGGAGCTGTGTTCAAATCAATCATCGAAAGGACGAGATTCAGTTCGTTTATGAAGGATCTTTATCCGGAACGATGGCTCAAAAACGCATTCATAGAATTGCATAGAGTTTTCGAAAGTTTCGAAGGTTCCATGCTCGTATCCATCGTGTTAGGCGTGATCGAGGACGACACGGGTTTTACGTATTACATGAACGCGGAACATCCGTATTCGATTCTTTACAGAGACGGGGTCGCTTCGTTTTTAGGGGAGAATCTTTTTTATAGAAAACTCGGTTCTCAGCTCGTGGAAGGAACCTTGTCCGTACAGACGTTTCAGTTTATGCCAGGCGACATTCTGTTCAACGGATCGGACGGAAGGGACGATATTCTTTTGGACGTGGACGGAAAGAAAAACATGAACCACGACGAAACGAGAATTCTCAGAATCGTGGAAGAATCGAAGGGAGATTTGGAAAAAATAAATTCTCAACTCAATCGGGAAGGAGTTCTTACGGACGATCTTTCCATGATGAGAATCGAATGGAACGGTCAAGTCCCTAAAAACGTAAAGATCAATCTTTCTCGGAAGGATAAGAATTCTTTGGATCAGTTTCTTGCCGATCTGCGAAACGGAAAACAAACTCATCCCGCCGCGTATCGCGAACTCAGCCTTTCCTACTTTCGATTGAGAGAATACGATAAAGCTACATTCTGCGCCAACGAATATCTGACCGCAGTTCCTTCGGATGAAATCATGTTGGGTTATACGGCGAGAATGCTTCGCAAGGCCGGAGATATGAATCAAGCGGTGGACGTGGGAGAAAGACTTCGTACCCGAAATCCGAAACACATACGCAATCTGAAGAACTTGATCCGCGCTTACAAAGGTTTAAAGAATTCCGATCGGATCGCGAAGCTCGAAGAAATCCTTCATTCCTTAAACGGAAAAAAAACGTTCCATCACAAACCGGGTCCGTAA
- a CDS encoding 7TM diverse intracellular signaling domain-containing protein, producing the protein MSLRLTKFRSLTGNRILVFAALLLCVVFPKTAHTTPNVEACAFDRLEIAFDSAAAKEIPKEPNRTLEYSSKQDSFLKLGFINESVWLRFNIKEHPRSRCFLRIPQVTLDAAVLFSKSSVQISGDRFQYSDRSIDDYYPVFHLEPSEVRNENDEYYLWIKTSSIINFPILLESGLEYQKGNYYRNLLILFTLVLSLFITLLTGFIYRQTLDPIYLSIVGFLIFVSLEGWACYANGYKYLWPNAPEFQNITPPLFAFLALACSTYFMVQFLSPSSLHKIFRSLLSGAAIGIVCVAVFTSFIADRPFVVKTFSWTFVGVSFLIILSTLSVIRSFGPARKIALCMIPIAGSVLISVLYYLGFIQYHEYFVHAYVLSLPSVYVVVMVSIVDREKFVRRKNLSRAYDIQQMQEKLKSPPRISGPELPNKTPSIQFSLDHLLKVERIFKNPELSKEDLASILKITPLDLEKYVQDVSKAQSFEIYVNQFRVEEAKHLLKTRTDLKQSEIAHRAGFVSGREMEKSFKTLTGMTPSEYKLMLFPESI; encoded by the coding sequence ATGTCTCTTCGCTTAACAAAATTCAGATCCTTAACGGGGAATCGTATTCTCGTATTCGCCGCGTTACTCCTTTGCGTAGTTTTTCCGAAAACGGCGCATACGACGCCTAACGTCGAAGCGTGTGCGTTCGATCGTCTGGAAATCGCATTCGATTCCGCAGCCGCAAAGGAAATTCCGAAAGAACCCAATCGAACTCTTGAATATTCCTCCAAACAGGATTCTTTTTTGAAATTGGGTTTTATCAATGAATCCGTTTGGCTTCGCTTTAACATAAAAGAACATCCTAGATCGAGATGTTTTCTCCGGATTCCTCAAGTAACGTTGGACGCAGCGGTTTTGTTTTCCAAATCTTCCGTTCAGATTTCGGGGGACAGATTTCAATATTCGGACAGATCGATCGACGATTATTATCCCGTGTTTCATCTCGAACCTTCGGAAGTTCGGAACGAAAACGACGAATACTATCTTTGGATCAAAACCTCGTCCATCATCAATTTTCCGATTCTTTTGGAATCGGGTTTGGAATATCAAAAAGGAAATTATTATAGAAACCTTCTGATCCTATTCACATTGGTGCTGAGTTTGTTCATCACGCTTCTCACAGGTTTTATCTATCGACAAACCTTGGATCCGATTTATCTGAGCATCGTCGGATTTTTGATTTTCGTTTCCTTGGAAGGTTGGGCTTGTTACGCGAACGGATATAAATATCTCTGGCCGAACGCGCCCGAATTTCAAAACATCACCCCTCCCCTCTTCGCATTCTTAGCTCTCGCTTGTTCGACCTATTTTATGGTTCAGTTTTTATCCCCTTCTTCGCTTCACAAAATCTTCCGCTCGCTTTTATCGGGAGCGGCGATCGGGATCGTTTGTGTGGCCGTGTTTACTTCCTTTATCGCGGATCGACCTTTTGTGGTGAAGACGTTCTCTTGGACCTTCGTCGGCGTTTCATTTTTGATCATACTTTCTACTCTGAGCGTAATCCGCAGTTTCGGGCCCGCACGAAAGATCGCGCTTTGTATGATTCCGATCGCGGGAAGCGTGTTGATTTCCGTTTTGTATTATTTGGGCTTCATTCAATATCATGAATATTTCGTTCATGCGTATGTGCTGTCGCTTCCTTCCGTTTACGTCGTCGTTATGGTCAGCATCGTGGACCGGGAAAAATTCGTTCGAAGAAAAAATCTCAGCCGGGCGTACGACATCCAGCAAATGCAGGAAAAACTAAAATCTCCTCCCCGCATATCGGGACCGGAACTTCCGAACAAAACGCCGTCGATCCAATTCAGCTTGGATCATCTTTTGAAAGTGGAAAGAATATTTAAGAATCCCGAATTGAGCAAGGAAGACCTCGCAAGCATCCTTAAGATCACCCCTCTCGATTTGGAAAAGTATGTTCAGGATGTTTCGAAGGCGCAATCGTTCGAAATTTACGTCAATCAATTCAGAGTCGAAGAGGCAAAACATCTCTTGAAAACCAGAACGGATCTGAAACAATCGGAAATCGCGCACAGGGCGGGCTTTGTTTCGGGAAGAGAAATGGAAAAATCGTTTAAGACTTTGACCGGAATGACTCCCTCCGAATATAAACTGATGCTCTTTCCCGAATCCATCTAA
- a CDS encoding cation diffusion facilitator family transporter, whose translation MGHHHHHSHGHSHDHSHHSHDHHHVAGSSSRTLVIAIFLNLFYAAIEAGIGLWSGSLALISDAGHNLMDVSSLLLAWIAIKLQEKGPSPGFTYGWKKSTILVSLLNSILIFSTVGFIVYESIEKLSRPTPVPGGTIAIVALIGVIVNFSSSFLFHKSKDEDLNMKGAYLHLLADGLVSLGVIVSGLLIHWLGYLWIDPVVGLLVGFVILYGNVPLFKESLRLSMDSTPDAIQSEAVERGLKSIEGVLNIHHVHIWSLSTTENALTAHLVLKNDLSSERQRIIKSKAREILKELRIAHVTLETEEERENCGQIDCN comes from the coding sequence ATGGGACATCACCATCATCACTCGCACGGACATTCTCACGATCATTCGCATCATTCCCACGATCATCATCACGTAGCGGGAAGTTCGAGCAGAACTCTCGTAATCGCGATCTTTCTGAATCTGTTCTATGCGGCGATCGAAGCGGGAATCGGTCTTTGGTCCGGATCTCTCGCATTGATCTCGGACGCGGGCCACAATCTGATGGACGTGAGTTCTTTGCTTCTCGCGTGGATCGCGATCAAACTTCAGGAAAAAGGCCCTTCTCCCGGATTTACGTACGGATGGAAGAAGTCCACGATCTTGGTCAGTCTTCTCAATTCGATTTTGATTTTCAGCACGGTCGGCTTTATCGTCTACGAATCGATCGAAAAGTTATCCAGACCGACTCCCGTTCCCGGAGGAACGATCGCAATCGTCGCTTTAATCGGAGTTATAGTAAATTTCTCTTCTTCGTTTTTATTCCATAAGAGCAAGGACGAAGACCTGAACATGAAAGGCGCTTATCTGCATCTTCTCGCCGACGGTTTGGTATCGCTCGGCGTCATCGTTTCGGGTTTATTGATCCATTGGCTCGGTTATTTGTGGATCGATCCGGTCGTGGGTCTTTTGGTCGGTTTCGTAATTCTTTACGGCAACGTTCCCTTGTTTAAGGAAAGCCTTCGATTGAGTATGGATTCCACGCCGGACGCGATTCAATCCGAAGCCGTCGAACGCGGGCTCAAGTCGATCGAAGGAGTATTAAATATTCATCATGTTCACATTTGGTCGCTGAGTACGACCGAGAACGCCCTTACGGCGCATCTCGTTCTGAAAAACGATCTTTCTTCGGAACGTCAGAGGATCATCAAATCGAAGGCGAGGGAAATTTTAAAGGAATTGAGAATCGCGCACGTAACTTTGGAGACGGAAGAGGAACGGGAAAACTGCGGCCAAATCGATTGCAACTGA
- a CDS encoding TetR/AcrR family transcriptional regulator produces the protein MKLEGDTKEKIVTLARHYFQSVGFQSFSFQNIADDLGIRKASIHYHYPSKEELGLEVLEVYYKNFEEYTQTLKERPPRVRLFGLFKLYEGYTGENGKICPFGVVGTEYHVLSPAIREKTLVLHNQHRDFLIQTLQDGMKDGSFILPLNVKETADLFMSAIQGSMQISRIRKDKEYFPKMIKSLKSMIQIKEHKNAGF, from the coding sequence ATGAAACTCGAAGGGGATACAAAGGAAAAGATCGTAACTCTTGCCAGACATTATTTTCAAAGCGTAGGCTTTCAATCGTTCAGTTTTCAGAATATTGCGGACGACTTGGGAATCCGTAAGGCGAGCATTCATTATCACTATCCTTCGAAGGAAGAATTAGGTTTGGAGGTTCTCGAAGTATATTATAAAAACTTTGAGGAGTATACTCAAACCTTGAAGGAAAGACCGCCGCGCGTCCGGTTGTTCGGTCTTTTCAAACTTTACGAAGGTTATACGGGAGAGAACGGAAAGATCTGTCCGTTCGGAGTCGTAGGCACGGAATATCACGTTCTTTCACCCGCGATTCGGGAAAAAACTCTCGTTCTGCACAATCAACATCGCGATTTTCTAATACAGACGCTGCAGGACGGAATGAAGGACGGCTCTTTCATTCTTCCCTTAAACGTTAAGGAAACCGCGGATCTGTTTATGTCCGCGATTCAGGGCTCGATGCAGATCTCTAGAATCCGCAAGGACAAGGAATATTTTCCGAAGATGATCAAAAGTCTTAAATCGATGATACAAATCAAGGAGCATAAAAATGCCGGTTTCTGA
- a CDS encoding PaaI family thioesterase: MPVSESATKAWEEMNKMADKMAKEYGLSLELPPKSFKEMRAEFVEFEGGKKIVVKIPYDDRFANPMGIFQGGMLCTALDNTFGPLSYLAARRPCVTTDLSTQFFRTFFPKDEYVLIEAKVVSKSPAMMTMQAEVRNPKNKLIAIATSSVLILQESMLKRMTSKQEQED; this comes from the coding sequence ATGCCGGTTTCTGAATCCGCAACTAAAGCATGGGAAGAAATGAATAAGATGGCCGATAAAATGGCCAAAGAATACGGACTAAGTCTCGAACTTCCTCCGAAATCCTTTAAAGAGATGAGGGCCGAGTTCGTCGAGTTCGAGGGAGGTAAAAAGATCGTCGTCAAGATTCCGTATGACGATCGTTTTGCGAATCCGATGGGAATCTTTCAGGGAGGAATGTTATGTACTGCGCTCGACAATACGTTCGGTCCTCTTTCCTATCTCGCCGCGAGGAGACCTTGCGTGACTACGGACTTATCGACTCAGTTCTTTAGAACCTTCTTTCCGAAAGACGAATACGTTCTGATCGAAGCGAAAGTCGTTTCCAAATCTCCCGCGATGATGACGATGCAGGCGGAAGTCAGAAACCCGAAAAACAAACTGATTGCAATCGCGACTTCGAGCGTTTTGATTCTTCAGGAATCCATGCTCAAAAGAATGACGAGCAAACAGGAACAGGAAGATTAG